In Cuculus canorus isolate bCucCan1 chromosome 8, bCucCan1.pri, whole genome shotgun sequence, a single genomic region encodes these proteins:
- the LOC104063318 gene encoding myomegalin isoform X5, which produces MKETCRICARELCGNQRRWIFHTAAKLNLQVLLSHVLGRELCRDGKSEFACSKCAFMLDRIYRFDTVIARIEALSIERLQKLLLEKDRLKFCIASMYRRNNEDSSIDDRAGDGTVDLSNLPDVRYAALLQEDFAYSGYEYWTDQEDHSLEPHSCHASEGATNRPRRCRGCAALRVADADYEAICKVPRKVARSISCGLSSRWSASMGNEESFVCDAVESASTRGPVDGESMEEGTPESSVESLETTVEASTLQQKDEDADKGVKGNGKCDNSSDDRTTPNSSLSGNRLELALSLIKALDYKPLQSPRGSRLPIPVKSSLPPPKPSRDLADGSTPAGLVCASSAFLNADRRSFSRAPLGLSLEISDLQELWDDFCEDYVPLRVQNRQDEHQQPPAPCDPAAGEHVSDLRAAELQGKIHQFEADNKLLQEKLNELKLELKSVQETSQRQDRTIQSLNEALKSKESKAEELHHIIEGQNETMAKLRDMLHRSHVGQLQMSESPLSSQEQQMSLLDLQNTLFCTKLEVQKLKGAQCQKEHQLAEARRATQLLEIMVHEEEQQKEATWKHNQELRAVVQQLQTELQDKAQQLQVVEQEKCRELQAQEQRVQHLSQHLAHKEQLLQESRELLQCQQSLDKSPAAMKAMLEKLQQRISDRDAALERAVDEKFCALEKKEQELQQLHLSIRERGGDLERLRSVLSSNETMIHSLESLLKAKTLELEQVLASCQNLCWLKEEIEAKSCSRQKEQEGIIQQLQTCLHDRNKEVEELTATLLCKLGPGQSEIAEELCLRLQHKEKMLQDLLSDRNRQTVEHDAEIRELLQAMSAREQQSQVAAEKMAHALAERSCELQLLRQHVLRKEPVGTQSAGARLLKQDKQLMQERTCGATAAAGPTQGDSSCKTEGVSMSAAELEKDLVNAKDELELLAKKERESRRELTALKSLVATQEEELQVQASDIESLTRTIQMKEDLIKDLQMQLVDPEEIPAIERLTQEVLVLREKVAIAESRGQEATGNRRQQLLLMLEGLVAERNRLNEALQAERQLYGSLVKFHTHTDSAARDHALQVELEGVQELRGQLEEALGRSLECLSRLETQGAIGGQSTGTNADGVSSNLTQSTEEEAAHSAAPLHSSHQAPKEIGGTERASVGSMAPTMAEQELQAEEELRELKVQLEEAGFSSVSHIRKAMLSLCLENAELKERMGEATSLLESGEQEEVSLGSCSLAPKPRRLQRKNRSALGDCPVGGSGDGQRLPAEREAVPAKRPAIEAGSQGDVPKRLCPGTPGGGHESHAEGTASSGGWLRLGAELRSQVVQGQRQCQELQDKLAASEATVQAQAEQLEKYLRCEPHAQQLSKQVQVDFQDLGYETCGRSETEADRDETTSPECEEPDVFSEPSLGEELGCPYWPGMPGEGKAAKKAVAPGDVGALHQHIQDLKAQLLNANKVIQSLQRRARSISVTSGYTSGAERPLPGPTALASPGHSLTDEDEGWQSDGHSTLCPPTLRAHSDLQQLVHRVTLLEAQLPATKPGGVLPKELQSATWPGKYNSLIQAQARELSHLRQTLREGRGVSHSLTQHLRDALRSFEDLLRGTDIDYYLGQGFREQLAQGRQLAERLNDKLGTRDRQDGKDKTSHELLAMRLSQELQEKERMIESLEAKLQDRCESPGSSWPPSESSHSATSTSFVSERLEPCSDGDMDSECSQCHEEPARLTGLHFDSLSKPVSAPLPALAPGLPPFLPDGLPLTVAPLLGCCGTPICSLAEAQQELQVLRRQLGESESVPPAWGGTLPMAPTKPTTPLGQFDEGSKAPASLCRHRELQSLAEPSRATEARGLWAVPAPSRPLYGALPSGYPSSQKLTGADLLEEHLVEIRSLRQRLEESICANDRLREQLECRLASTSKASGLPSDVYTQGLEPRLQLSGENQALREDNRTLQLQCDHLSQELARVQEALQAACSRAREAEAELGQRRGEQQRLSEELAERQETIRQLRDERCSLQEDNNRLQHTVILLQQQSEEYRLLLQTLHTELHIYKNLPGPSTKTRAGCFPSPPVRDVGMNSAAPLFSPLPSDVSVAQRMDEPCGTNPPLRKSEGMTGAHVVGCLDTYQALEQHILEGKALAYELMCLSRPALGLPGCLLPGKEVLGWTGVGHLWGSASNLHHVLEECTSLLAAFWSTVLPISPAKNQGKEQALQGEIAALRAQLSEREDALQSTAEQLRSTARLKDSMEHFIVSQRMWPAGNPAAGVTKTHNVLRKARTNLEVTAQQALSVA; this is translated from the exons atgaAGGAAACGTGTCGGATCTGCGCCCGGGAGCTGTGCGGCAACCAGCGGCGATGGATCTTCCACACGGCGGCCAAGCTGAACCTCCAGGTGCTGCTCTCCCATGTCCTGGGCCGGGAGCTGTGCCGGGACGGCAAATCCGAGTTCGCTTGCAGCAAGTGTGCCTTCATGCTGGACCGCATCTACAGGTTTGACACCGTCATCGCGCGCATTGAAGCCCTCTCCATTGAGcgtctgcagaagctgctgctggagaaagacCGCCTCAAGTTCTGCATTGCAAGCATGTACCGCAGGAACAATGAAGACTCCAGCATAGATGACAGAGCTGGGGATGGGACTGTGGACCTTTCTAACCTGCCTGATGTACGGTACGCTGCCCTCCTTCAGGAGGACTTCGCTTATTCTGGATATGAATATTGGACGGATCAAGAAGACCACAGTTTGGAGCCACACAGCTGCCATGCTTCAGAGGGAGCGACTAACCGGCCACGGCGTTGCCGTGGCTGTGCTGCCCTGCGAGTGGCCGATGCTGACTATGAAGCCATTTGCAAAGTGCCGCGCAAGGTGGCAAGAAGCATCTCCTGCGGGCTGTCCAGCCGGTGGTCGGCCAGCATGGGCAATGAAGAGTCATTCGTGTGTGATGCAGTGGAGTCTGCCAGCACCAGAGGGCCTGTGGATGGCGAAAGTATGGAGGAAGGCACGCCTGAGTCTTCTGTTGAGTCCCTGGAAACGACTGTGGAGGCGAGCACTCTGCAGCAGAAGGACGAAGATGCAGATAAGGGTGTGAAAGGGAATGGGAAATGTGACAATTCCTCAGATGATCGTACAACCCCAAACTCTTCACTGAGTGGGAACAGGCTGGAGCTGGCCCTCAGCCTGATCAAGGCTTTGGACTACAAACCCCTTCAGAGCCCTCGAGGCAGCAGGCTACCTATTCCTGTCAAGTCCAGCTTGCCCCCTCCCAAGCCCAGCCGTGACTTGGCAGATGGCAGCACTCCTGCTGGCTTAGTGTGTGCCAGTTCTGCCTTCCTCAACGCAGACAGAAGATCCTTTTCCAGAGCTCCTTTGGGTCTTTCCCTGGAGATTTCTGatctgcaggagctgtgggatGACTTCTGTGAGGATTATGTGCCGCTGCGGGTACAG AATCGGCAGGATGAACATCAGCAGCCACCAGCTCCATGTGACCCTGCAGCAGGGGAACACGTGTCTGATCTCcgtgctgcagagctgcagggcaaAATCCATCAATTTGAGGCTGACAACAAG ttgTTACAGGAAAAGCTGAATGAACTGAAGCTTGAATTAAAATCTGTCCAAGAAACATCACAGAGGCAAGATCGTACAATCCAGAGTCTGAATGAGGCCCTGAAGAGCAAAGAGAGTAAG GCAGAAGAGCTGCACCATATCATCGAAGGGCAGAATGAGACGATGGCCAAGCTGCGGGACATGTTACACAGAAGCCATGTGGGACAGTTGCAG ATGTCAGAGAGCCCACTGTCATCCCAGGAGCAGCAAATGTCACTGTTAGATCTTCAGAACACGCTTTTCTGCACCAAGCTGGAGGTGCAAAAACTGAAAGGAGCCCAGTGCCAGAAAGAGCACCAACTAGCTGAAGCTAGGAGAGCAACCCAGCTTCTAGAGATCATGGTGCatgaggaagagcagcagaaagaggcAACCTGGAAACACAATCAG GAACTGCGCGCTGTGGTACAGCAActgcagacagagctgcagGACAAGGCTCAGCAGCTCCAGGTGGTGGAGCAGGAGAAGTGCCGTGAGCTGCAGGCTCAGGAGCAGAGAGTTCAGCATTTGAGTCAGCATCTGGCTCACAAGGAACAGCTTCTGCAG GAATCACGGGAACTACTGCAATGCCAGCAAAGCTTGGACAAGAGCCCTGCAGCCATGAAAGCCATGTTGGAGAAACTGCAGCAGCGAATCAGCGACAGGGATGCTGCTCTGGAG CGAGCAGTAGATGAGAAGTTCTGTgccctggagaagaaggagcaAGAGCTGCAACAGCTCCACCTTTCAATAAGGGAGCGTGGAGGGGACCTGGAGAGGCTGCGCAGTGTCCTATCCAGCAATGAGACCATGATTCAT AGCCTGGAGAGCCTCCTGAAAGCTAAAACACTGGAACTAGAGCAGGTGTTGGCATCCTGCCAAAACCTCTGCTGGCTCAAGGAAGAGATCGAGGCCAAatcctgcagcaggcagaaggagcaggagggaatcatccagcagctgcagaccTGCTTGCATGACAGGAATAAAGAAGTGGAG GAGCTTACAGCAACTCTGCTGTGCAAGCTGGGCCCAGGGCAGAGTGAAATagcagaggagctgtgcttgCGCCTCCAACACAAGGAGAAGATGCTGCAGGATCTCCTCAGTGACAGGAACCGTCAGACCGTGGAGCATGATGCTGAAATCCGTGAGCTGCTGCAGGCCATGagtgccagggagcagcagagccaa GTGGCTGCTGAGAAGATGGCGCACGCTTTGGCTGAAAGGAGCTGTGAGTTACAACTTCTGCGCCAGCATGTGTTGAGAAAGGAGCCTGTTGGGACCCAGTCAGCTGGTGCCAGGCTGTTGAAGCAGGACAAACAGCTTATGCAA GAAAGAACTTGTGGAGCTACAGCCGCTGCTGGACCCACCCAGGGAGACAGCAGCTGCAAGACAGAGGGAG TTTCGATGTCAGCGGCAGAACTGGAGAAGGATCTTGTTAATGCCAAAGACGAGCTGGAGCTACTggcaaagaaggaaagggaaagcagg CGAGAGCTCACTGCTCTCAAGTCTCTTGTGGCCACACAAGAAGAAGAGCTTCAGGTGCAGGCCTCGGATATCGAGTCCTTGACTAGGACCATCCAGATGAAAGAGGACCTCATCAAG GATCTGCAGATGCAGCTGGTGGATCCTGAAGAAATTCCAGCCATAGAAAGGCTGACACAAGAAGTGCTAGTGCTTCGGGAGAAAGTGGCCATAGCAGAGTCAAGAGGACAAGAGGCTACTGGAAACAGAAGGCAGCAG TTGTTACTGATGCTTGAAGGCCTGGTGGCTGAAAGGAATCGGTTAAATGAGGCTCTCCAGGCAGAGAGGCAGCTCTATGGCAGCCTGGTAAagtttcacacacacacagatag TGCTGCAAGAGACCACGCTCTACAGGTGGAGCTGGAGGGGGTCCAGGAGCTCCGGGGACAGCTGGAAGAAGCTCTTGGAAGAAGCTTGGAGTGTTTGAGCAGGCTGGAGACTCAGGGCGCCATAGGAG GTCAGTCTACAGGGACAAATGCTGATGGTGTCAGCAGTAATCTCACCCAGAGCACTGAAGAGGAGGCAGCTCACAGCGCAGCACCCCTGCAC AGCAGCCACCAAGCCCCTAAGGAAATTGGAGGCACTGAGAGGGCCTCAGTGGGGAGCATGGCACCCACTatggcagagcaggagctgcaggcagaagaGGAGCTGCGGGAGTTgaaggtgcagctggaggaagcTGGCTTCTCCTCAGTCTCTCACATCAG GAAGGCGATGCTGAGCCTGTGCCTGGAGAATGCGGAGCTGAAGGAGCGGATGGGTGAAGCCACGTCGCTGCTGGAGAGTGGGGAGCAAGAGGAGGTTTCGCTGGGCAGCTGCTCCCTGGCCCCCAAGCCCCGCAGGCTGCAGCGGAAGAACCGCAGTGCCCTTGGGGACTGCCCAGTTGGTGGCAGCGGGGATGGCCAGCGGCtcccagcagagagggaagCTGTGCCTGCCAAACGCCCAGCGATTGAGGCGGGATCCCAGGGTGATGTGCCAAAGAGACTCTGCCCTGGTACTCCAGGTGGAGGGCATGAAAGCCAC GCGGAGGGCACAGCCAGCAGTGGGGGCTGGCTGAGGCTGGGTGCAGAGCTGCGCTCCCAGGTGGTGCAGGGCCAAAGGCagtgccaggagctgcaggacaaGCTTGCTGCCTCAGAGGCCACAGTGCAGGCACAAGCTGAGCAGCTGGAGAAGTATCTGCGCT GTGAACCCCATgcccagcagctcagcaagcAAGTGCAAGTGGACTTCCAGGACCTAGGCTATGAGACGTGTGGGCGAAGCGAGACCGAGGCTGACCGGGATGAGACCACCAGCCCTG AGTGTGAGGAGCCAGATGTATTCAGCGAGCCCAGCctgggagaggagctggggtGCCCATACTGGCCAGGGATGCCTGGGGAGGGCAAAGCTGCCAAGAAAGCTGTGGCACCAGGGGATGTGGGGGCCCTACACCAGCATATCCAGGACCTCAAGGCACAGCTACTCAATGCCAACAAGGTGATCCAGAGCCTGCAGCGCCGTGCCCGCTCCATTTCTGTCACCAGTGGCTACACCTCAGGTGCTGAGAGGCCCCTACCGGGTCCCACAGCCCTGGCCTCCCCGGGCCACAGCCTCACTGATGAGGACGAGGGCTGGCAGTCCGATGGCCACAGCACCCTCTGCCCACCCACCCTGCGGGCACACAGCGACCTGCAGCAACTGGTTCACCGCGTCACCCTCCTCGAGGCGCAGCTGCCCGCAACcaaacctggaggtgttttgcCCAAGGAGCTGCAATCTGCCACCTGGCCAGG GAAATACAACTCGCTGATCCAAGCACAGGCTCGGGAGCTCTCCCACCTGCGGCAGACACTGCGGGAGGGCCGTGGTGTGAGCCACAGCCTGACTCAGCACCTGCGTGATGCCCTGCGGTCTTTTGAGGATCTCCTCCGTGGCACTGACATCGACTActacctgggccagggcttccgGGAGCAGCTGGcccagggcaggcagctggCTGAGAGGCTCAATGACAAGCTGGGCACCA GAGATCGACAAGATGGGAAGGATAAAACCAGCCATGAACTCCTGGCAATGAG GCTCAgccaggagctccaggagaaggagaggatgaTTGAAAGCTTGGAGGCAAAGCTGCAGGATCGTTGTGAgtccccaggcagcagctggccACCCTCTGAGTCGTCCCACTCTGCCACCAGCACCTCCTTCGTGTCCGAGAGGCTGGAGCCCTGCTCCGATGGGGACATGGACAGCGAATGCAGCCAGTGCCATGAGGAGCCTGCCCGACTCACAG GCCTTCACTTTGACTCTTTGTCCAAACCTGTCAGTGCCCCCCTGCCTGCGCTGGCCCCTGGGCTGCCCCCCTTCCTGCCTGATGGGCTCCCCCTCACTGTGGCCCCCCTCCTGGGCTGTTGCGGGACCCCCATCTGCTCCCTGGCTGAGGCACAGCAGGAACTGCAGGTGCTCCGGAGGCAGCTGGGAGAAAGTGAGAGCGTGCCTCCAGCATGGG GTGGGACGCTGCCCATGGCACCAACAAAGCCCACAACCCCACTGGGCCAATTCGACGAGGGCAGCAAAGCCCCAGCGTCTCTCTGCCGacacagggagctgcagagcttgGCCGAGCCCTCCAGGGCCACTGAGGCACGTGGCCTTTGGGCTGTACCTGCTCCTAGCCGGCCGCTCTATGGGGCCCTGCCCTCGGGGTACCCCTCCAGCCAGAAGCTAACAG GGGCGGACCTGCTGGAAGAGCACTTGGTGGAGATCCGCAGCCTGCGCCAGCGTCTCGAGGAGTCCATCTGCGCCAATGACCGGCTCCGGGAGCAGCTCGAATGCCGCCTGGCCTCCACCAGCAAGGCCAGCG GGTTGCCCAGCGATGTCTACACTCAGGGGCTGGAGCCAAGGCTGCAGCTGAGCGGGGAGAACCAGGCTCTGCGTGAGGACAACCGAACCCTGCAGCTCCAGTGTGACCACCTCTCCCAAG AGCTGGCACGCGTGCAGGAGGCGCTGCAGGCTGCCTGCTCCCGGGCACGGGAGGCTGAAGCAGAGCTGGGCCAGAGGCgtggggagcagcagaggctgtCGGAGGAGCTTGCTGAGCGCCAAGAGACCATCCGGCAGCTTCGGGATGAGAGGTGCTCTCTGCAGGAAGACAACAACAG gctgcagcacacagtgattctcctgcagcagcagagtgagGAGTACCGCCTGCTCCTGCAGACCCTGCACACGGAGCTGCACATCTACAAGAACCTCCCTGGTCCCTCCACCAAGACCCGTGCAG GCTGCTTCCCATCTCCTCCGGTGCGGGATGTTGGCATGAACTCAGCAgctcccctcttctccccattGCCCTCTGATGTGTCGGTGGCCCAGCGGATGGATG AGCCATGTGGGACAAACCCACCGTTGAGGAAGAGTGAGGGTATGACAGGGGCTCATGTTGTGGGCTGCCTGGACACCTACCAGGCCCTGGAACAGCACATCCTGGAGGGGAAAGCGCTGGCCTATGAGCTGATGTGTCTCTCGCGCCCTGCACTCGGGCTCCCTGGCTGCCTTCTCCCAGGAAAGGAG GTCCTGGGGTGGACGGGCGTGGGGCACCTCTGGGGAAGTGCCAGCAACCTGCACCACGTCCTCGAGGAGTGCACGTCTCTCCTTGCTGCTTTCTGGAGCACTGTGCTGCCCATCAGCCCTGCCAAAAACCAGGGCAAG GAGCAGGCACTGCAGGGCGAGATCGCAGCACTGCGGGCCCAGCTCTCTGAGAGGGAGGatgctctgcagagcacagccGAGCAGCTGCGCAGCACAGCCCGGCTCAAGGACAGCATGGAGCACTTCATTGTGAGCCAGCGTATGTGGCCCGCGGGGAATCCTGCTGCGGGGG TGACCAAGACCCACAACGTGCTGCGCAAGGCCAGAACAAACCTGGAG GTGACGGCCCAGCAGGCTCTGTCCGTTGCATGa